One stretch of Orcinus orca chromosome 15, mOrcOrc1.1, whole genome shotgun sequence DNA includes these proteins:
- the LOC101277376 gene encoding disintegrin and metalloproteinase domain-containing protein 1a-like yields MAASVTHSASILPSLRKNQVALKEGKMKFQTWAQQKRDLRLGPVPGSSCFSLRIVLLLVISLPSLYCDLGSVYYSSYETVTPKSLTVEGREDQVEKLSYVLFMQGQKQLIHLKVKRDYFVNNFPVFSYHNGILGQEMPLISHDCHYEGYIEGVPGSFVSVNTCSGLRGVLIKEAKSYGIEPIHSSKRFEHVLYTMAREAPISCSVTSNDSQVAFTSRQQESSKPRSRQVPSYLWSHTKYVEMFVVVDNQRFQMWGNDINETVQRVMDIIALANSFTRGINTEVVLAGMEIWTEGDLIQVPVDLQVALRNFNSWRQERLFHRVKHDVAHMIVGHHPKEDTGQAFLSGACSSDFAAAVESFHHEDVLLFAALMVHELGHNLGIPHDHSACVCKDKPFGLMRENITKESGFSNCSSDFFYQFLWEHKGACLFNKPGPKGRVRRDSRCGNGVVEEDEQCDCGSDCDNHPCCDQTCRLKENAECSDGLCCVKCQLKYKGFMCRPALGECDLPEYCDGSSGECPIDSYKIDGTMCDRIHYCAGGRCKNPDNQCMDIYGFSARSAPENCYISMNRRGDRFGNCGITNSPRLRYLKCVDDNIFCGKLICTNVRQVPQIKPNHTLIQVAHEDDWCWSMDAYNTTDIPDDGDVHTGTLCAPNKVCVNYSCTDYAVLKYDCKPEEMCNGNGVCNNFRHCHCEAGYAPPDCRGPGDGGSVDSGPPGKPTEIQSVGVGGGSFHRSIEFRNVGKLIFILPSFLLILLLVLIFYITLRAVNESVETLGRTLEESSEETTSKGFLTEFLPVGLQEEESEEKDQEEVAPPPEEAPLPPLEAPPPL; encoded by the coding sequence ATGGCAGCGTCTGTGACACACTCTGCCTCTATACTGCCTTCTCTACGGAAAAACCAAGTGGCCTTGAAGGAGGGTAAGATGAAGTTTCAGACTTGGGCTCAGCAGAAGAGGGATTTGAGGCTGGGGCCAGTGCCAGGATCTTCATGTTTCAGTTTGAGGATTGTGTTGCTGTTGGTGATTTCTCTGCCAAGCTTGTACTGTGATCTGGGATCAGTATATTACTCTTCCTATGAAACAGTCACCCCCAAGAGTCTGAcagtggaaggaagggaagaccAAGTGGAAAAGCTCTCCTATGTGCTATTTATGCAGGGCCAGAAACAGCTGATTCACCTGAAGGTGAAGAGAGACTATTTTGTGAATAACTTTCCAGTCTTCAGCTACCACAATGGCATCCTGGGGCAAGAAATGCCTTTGATCTCACATGACTGTCATTATGAAGGCTACATAGAAGGAGTCCCAGGTTCTTTTGTTTCTGTCAACACCTGTTCAGGCCTCAGAGGCGTCCTGATTAAGGAGGCAAAATCCTATGGCATTGAGCCCATTCACTCTTCAAAACGGTTTGAACATGTGTTGTACACCATGGCCCGTGAAGCTCCAATCTCCTGTAGTGTCACTTCCAATGACAGCCAAGTGGCATTCACCAGCCGGCAACAAGAGAGCAGCAAGCCTCGCAGTCGGCAGGTGCCATCCTACTTGTGGTCACATACCAAATACGTGGAGATGTTTGTCGTGGTCGACAACCAGCGGTTCCAAATGTGGGGCAATGACATCAATGAGACAGTCCAGAGAGTAATGGACATCATTGCTCTGGCCAACAGCTTCACTAGGGGAATAAACACAGAGGTGGTGCTGGCTGGAATGGAGATTTGGACCGAGGGGGACCTCATACAGGTCCCAGTGGACCTGCAAGTTGCACTCAGGAATTTCAATAGCTGGAGACAAGAGAGGCTCTTCCATCGTGTGAAGCATGATGTTGCCCACATGATCGTTGGACACCATCCTAAAGAGGATACGGGGCAGGCATTTCTCAGTGGTGCCTGTTCAAGTGATTTTGCAGCAGCCGTTGAATCCTTCCACCATGAGGATGTCCTCCTGTTTGCAGCGCTCATGGTCCATGAGCTTGGGCACAACTTGGGTATTCCGCATGACCATTCGGCCTGCGTTTGTAAAGATAAACCCTTTGGCCTCATGCGTGAAAATATCACTAAAGAAAGTGGCTTCAGCAACTGCAGCTCTGACTTCTTCTACCAGTTCCTCTGGGAACACAAAGGGGCCTGCCTATTTAACAAGCCTGGGCCCAAAGGCCGCGTACGGAGGGATTCCCGCTGTGGAAATGGTGTTGTAGAAGAGGATGAGCAGTGTGACTGTGGTTCTGACTGTGACAATCACCCATGCTGTGACCAAACATGTAGGCTGAAGGAGAATGCAGAGTGTAGTGATGGACTCTGCTGCGTTAAATGCCAACTGAAATATAAGGGATTCATGTGCCGTCCTGCTTTGGGGGAGTGTGACCTCCCAGAGTATTGTGATGGTTCCTCTGGAGAATGCCCCATAGACAGCTATAAGATAGATGGTacaatgtgtgatagaattcactaTTGTGCTGGAGGTCGCTGTAAGAACCCTGATAATCAGTGCATGGATATATATGGGTTCTCTGCAAGGTCTGCCCCAGAAAACTGTTACATTTCAATGAACAGAAGAGGGGACCGGTTTGGAAACTGTGGTATTACCAACTCACCTAGGTTAAGATATTTGAAGTGTGTAGATGATAATATATTTTGTGGGAAACTTATATGTACAAATGTTAGACAGGTACCACAAATCAAACCAAATCATACACTGATCCAGGTCGCTCATGAAGATGACTGGTGCTGGAGCATGGATGCCTATAACACTACTGATATCCCTGATGATGGAGATGTACACACTGGCACTCTTTGTGCTCCAAACAAAGTCTGTGTAAATTACTCTTGTACTGATTATGCTGTGCTCAAGTATGACTGCAAACCAGAAGAAATGTGTAATGGTAACGGAGTTTGCAACAATTTTAGGCACTGCCATTGTGAGGCTGGCTATGCTCCCCCTGACTGCAGAGGTCCAGGAGATGGTGGTAGTGTAGACAGTGGTCCACCTGGCAAACCAACTGAAATTCAAAGTGTAGGTGTAGGTGGCGGTTCTTTTCATCGTAGCATTGAGTTTAGAAATGTTGGCAAGCTAATTTTCAtactcccttcatttcttttaatattgttgttagttttaatattttacattaccCTCAGGGCTGTAAATGAGTCAGTAGAGACCCTAGGGCGTACCTTGGAGGAAAGTTCAGAGGAAACCACTAGTAAGGGATTCTTAACGGAGTTTCTACCAGTGGGGCTACAGGAGGAGGAGTCAGAAGAGAAGGACCAAGAAGAGGTGGCCCCCCCACCGGAGGAGGCCCCCTTGCCGCCGCTGGAGGCTCCCCCACCGCTGTAG